One part of the Helicoverpa armigera isolate CAAS_96S chromosome 3, ASM3070526v1, whole genome shotgun sequence genome encodes these proteins:
- the LOC110375146 gene encoding zinc finger protein 391, with protein sequence MALSVRDLCRLCAKKDEFSKDLLHENNRNVLKLLQDFIQITIYEDDSLPTKICLNCEEKMVSFQLFILECYKTQDTLQKMFDDHDSHDIKVEQTQAAMEYDVSIKSEVKDEMSAEDIVCALNNDPSLSVIDAFPDSNDEHDDIDIHNVDVKNDDDDEDYLDDIAIAALKPIKTKRITRREVTEQDTEKLNQVLRKSYSKVKDYVKMQCDFCGEKQKTWSHLRIHYFKEHNSGPYAYCLCGFVVRSKSVLYKHVSEHKLESRKLRKEEEDDNEEKQKREYASLNVKDFIRFICPHCQKECPSWYRLKAHSESMHKVSPVVSCICGITLKSKSVMYKHVHDHRNPNVLSCDKCPRITKTLSALNKHKMRHIPKSERKFCCASCDKIFTSKDALKSHERSHIPIEERKIYRCDMCNMKFTTRSSAASHKRVVHDKIKGYVCDLCGYACGTNGELRQHRAIHSDDKPFVCRKCSKCFKTYSNLKTHMDTHADTSYECYICRRVLNSRRTLRKHLLVHEEKCKHVCSYCNKAFKRRQTLKVHMYTHTGDKPLSCKWCDERFSYASTLRSHRLRCHPDKMAAQAHENYSSYAHAAMQEDYIKNDVGAVNLPVSVAKNEVEAM encoded by the exons ATGGCTTTGAGTGTTAGAGATTTGTGTAGATTGTGTGCAAAGAAAGACGAGTTTTCAAAAGATCTATTGCACGAAAATAATCGCAATGTCCTAAAACTGTTACAAGATTTCATACAAATTACC ATCTATGAGGATGACTCTTTGCCGACGAAGATCTGTCTGAACTGTGAAGAAAAAATGGTGTCATTCCAACTTTTCATTCTTGAATGTTATAAGACTCAAGACACACTGCAAAAGATGTTTGATGATCATGACTCCCATGACATCAAGGTAGAACAAACACAAGCAGCTATGGAATATGATGTTTCTATCAAATCAGAG GTCAAAGATGAGATGTCAGCAGAAGATATAGTTT GTGCATTAAACAATGATCCATCATTGTCAGTCATTGATGCTTTCCCTGACAGCAATGATGAACATGATGACATTGACATACACAATGTGGACGttaagaatgatgatgatgatgaagactatCTTGATGATATTGCCATAGCAGCACTGAAACCTATCAAAACAAAACGCATCACAAGAAGGGAAGTTACAGAACAGGACACGGAAAAGTTAAACCAAGTTCTTAGAAAGTCTTATTCAAAAGTAAAGGATTATGTAAA gatGCAATGTGATTTTTGCGGAGAGAAACAGAAAACATGGAGTCACCtacgaatacattatttcaaAGAACATAATAGTGGGCCATATGCTTATTGCCTTTGTGGGTTTGTAGTAAGATCCAAAAGTGTTCTTTACAAGCATGTATCAGAGCACAAGTTAGAAAGTAGAAAATTGAGGAAGGAGGAAGAAGATGATAATGAAGAGAAACAAAAGAGGGAATATGCAAGTTTGAATGTTAAAGATTTTATAAG GTTTATATGTCCACATTGTCAGAAGGAATGTCCAAGTTGGTATAGACTAAAGGCACATTCTGAGAGTATGCATAAAGTATCACCAGTAGTGTCTTGTATATGTGGCATCACGCTGAAATCTAAGTCAGTAATGTACAAGCATGTGCATGACCATAGAAATCCGAATGTACTATC GTGTGACAAGTGTCCCCGCATAACGAAAACATTATCagctttaaataaacataagatgAGACACATACCTAAATCTGAAAGAAAGTTTTGCTGTGCATCTTgcgataaaatatttacttcaaagGACGCGTTGAAATCACACGAGAGATCTCACATTCCGATAGAGGAACGAAAAATATATCGCTGTGATATGTGCAATATGAA GTTCACGACTCGGTCATCGGCGGCGTCACACAAGCGCGTGGTGCACGACAAGATCAAGGGTTACGTGTGCGATCTGTGCGGGTACGCGTGCGGCACCAACGGCGAGCTGCGCCAGCACCGCGCCATACACAGCGACGACAAGCCCTTCGTCTGCAGGAAGTGCTCCAAATG TTTCAAGACCTACTCAAACCTGAAGACACACATGGACACTCACGCGGACACGTCGTACGAGTGCTACATCTGTCGCCGCGTGCTGAATAGCCGCCGCACGCTGCGCAAGCATCTGCTCGTGCACGAGGAGAAGTGCAAGCATGTCTGCTCCTACTGCAACAAGGCCTTCAAGAGGCGACAGACTTTGAAG GTACACATGTACACACACACGGGCGACAAGCCGCTGTCGTGCAAGTGGTGCGACGAGCGCTTCTCGTACGCGTCGACGCTGCGCTCGCACCGCCTGCGCTGTCACCCCGACAAGATGGCCGCGCAAGCGCATGAGAACTACTCCAGTTATGCGCATGCCGCCATGCAAGAG GATTATATCAAAAACGACGTGGGAGCCGTAAATCTTCCAGTATCAGTAGCGAAAAATGAAGTCGAGGCTATGTAA
- the LOC110375164 gene encoding uncharacterized protein LOC110375164: MDVHSDYVENARSILSFDNLNYYKAEDSGYHTSYTPGSLEHSELSSAFLDQSVVATTAYIDQIQVDYVTPEAAYRYGQLKPRNDNCTNTPPPRRAAKRPYSSVESTKQASTIPTPTTWIAGKIQSLEVSEDKENTTASTPSETSHSTGRHKRFIYRLNICEQKFSYPITPVKRNCRLSPCKKSGRKLDFVIHSLSCDRHELPTVPKQILQPTLGEPQPVLARPNQKIDILGLLNQKCAIPPLKNIFRYLSNEDICNFCAVSSTWNDIWNSHNSIEKKLEIRKYLKSADENRENRAKQCRSSRIIKGTRLYDACLKDINNDMNDYPVSSTPSSPQYSPRTNRFRKFVKTASMDSRMQVSCVRCSQPAKVTEEPSGEEWVECTSASCCFQFCRHCNCSRHPGKSCDQYDLNAPSPSKRKKCDYAVGTKKSRKNLRRLL; encoded by the exons ATGGATGTGCACTCCGATTACGTTGAAAATGCGAGGTCTATCCTCTCTTTCGACAACTTGAATTACTACAAAGCCGAGGACAGCGGATACCATACATCGTACACACCTGGTTCCTTGGAACATTCGGAACTATCGAGTGCATTTCTGGATCAATCTGTGGTAGCGACTACAGCTTACATTGATCAAATCCAAGTGGATTATGTTACACCTGAAGCGGCATATAGGTACGGTCAGTTAAAACCTCGTAATGACAATTGTACGAACACTCCACCGCCAAGACGGGCTGCAAAACGCCCTTATTCTAGCGTCGAATCTACAAAACAAGCATCGACAATCCCTACTCCTACAACATGGATTGCGGGTAAAATTCAGAGTTTGGAAGTCAGTGAAGATAAAGAAAACACCACTGCGAGTACACCATCAGAAACCTCACATAGCACTGGAAGACATAAAAGATTTATCTACAGATTAAACATATGCGAACAGAAATTTTCATATCCAATAACACCTGTGAAGAGGAACTGTAGATTAAGTCCCTGTAAAAAATCTGGTAGGAAACTAGATTTTGTCATACATTCACTATCATGTGATAGGCATGAGCTACCAACAGTACCCAAGCAAATATTACAACCTACACTAGGAGAGCCACAACCTGTTCTAGCCAGACCCAACCAAAAAATAGATATATTAGGATTGTTAAACCAGAAATGTGCCATAccacctttaaaaaatatttttcgctaTTTAAGTAATGAAGATATTTGCAACTTTTGTGCTGTAAGCAGCACATGGAATGATATTTGGAACTCACATAACAGTATTGAAAAGAAACTGGAAATAAGAAAGTATCTTAAATCAGCAGACGAAAACAGGGAGAATCGTGCTAAACAGTGCAGAAGTAGTAGAATCATCAAAGGCACAAGGCTGTATGATGCCTGTCTCAAAGATATCAACAATGATATGAATGATTACCCTGTAAGCAGTACACCCAGTAGTCCACAGTATTCACCAAGAACAAATAGATTCAGGAAGTTTGTGaag ACTGCATCGATGGATTCAAGAATGCAGGTGTCCTGTGTCCGTTGCTCACAACCTGCTAAAGTAACGGAAGAACCTTCAGGAGAGGAGTGGGTTGAGTGCACAAGTGCTTCTTGTTGTTTCCAATTTTGCAGACATTGTAATTGCAGCAGGCATCCAGGTAAGAGCTGTGATCAATACGACCTTAATGCTCCCAGCCCTTCCAAAAGAAAGAAATGTGATTACGCTGTTGGCACAAAGAAAAGCAGAAAAAACTTGCGTAGACTTCTGTGA
- the LOC110375162 gene encoding sphingomyelin phosphodiesterase isoform X1 encodes MIIRIRWLMQWIATVSLSLMMTSGSPIFLQQTGRNHRPVIKWMPPNDDWNWTLTPRNEEPFFLPSNYNHTLPPSANETELIAHMTALKRNYSRLLWDSDKSTNLPVFVEKALKLLNLKQVYYEVEHSVMSKVSCTACKAGAGLLQHYIRLGKSKDEINKMIYQFCVSLKIQSARVCEGITRLFGSEVVYVLKRITIGPDEICSFVIGDACGDVYNPYHEWEVAFPPVPKPAVRALEAPVNKAPTFKVLQISDTHFDPYYAEGANAECNEPLCCRASSGPALTPGGGAGRWGDYRKCDTPKRTIDHMLKHIADTHTDIDYILWTGDLPPHDVWNQTKEENLKVLQETVAQMSDMFPGVPIFPALGNHESSPVNSFPPPYIASSELNIAWLYDELDAQWRRWLPAGVSHTVRRGAFYSVLVRPGFRIISLNMNYCNNKNWWLLMNSTDPATELQWLIYELQSAEFSGEKVHIIGHIPPGHSDCLKVWSRNYYAVVNRYESTITAQFFGHTHFDEFEVFYDPNDLGRATSIAYVGPSVTPYYDLNLGYRIYYVDGDHEATTRQVVDHETWIMNLKEANLFGYPIWYKLYSARSSYMMPALRPQDWDKFIDDMTTKEDVFNLYYKHYWKNSPRRGTCDGECRKRLVCDARSGRSHDRRALCGLIEARIDGAAPTPQTWRAWLYNSLSVSMSMIMQIPQVAYQIPKFVMGLG; translated from the exons ATGATTATAAGGATACGATGGCTCATGCAATGGATCGCCACAGTTTCTCTAAGTCTGATGATGACTTCAG GTAGCCCTATATTTCTGCAACAAACCGGAAGGAATCATCGGCCAGTGATAAAATGGATGCCACCTAACGACGATTGGAACTGGACGTTGACGCCACGCAACGAGGAACCATTCTTCCTTCCTTCTAATTATAATCATACACTACCGCCATCCGCTAATGAGACTGAACTTATTGCTCACATGACAGCTTTAAAACGAAATTACTCTCGTCTTCTATGGGACAGCGACAAGAGTACTAACCTTCCAGTATTTGTGGAAAAAGCTTTAAAActtcttaatttaaaacaagtttattaCGAAGTAGAGCACTCTGTTATGTCTAAGGTTTCGTGCACGGCTTGCAAAGCTGGTGCCGGACTACTTCAACATTACATAAGACTCGGTAAAAGCAAAGATGAGATCAACAAGATGATATATCAATTCTGTGTATCGTTAAAGATTCAATCGGCTCGTGTTTGTGAAGGTATTACGAGGCTGTTTGGG AGTGAAGTGGTCTACGTATTGAAGCGTATCACAATAGGTCCCGACGAAATCTGCAGTTTTGTGATCGGAGACGCGTGTGGCGATGTCTATAACCCTTACCACGAGTGGGAAGTGGCATTCCCTCCTGTGCCCAAACCCGCCGTGCGAGCACTTGAAGCTCCTGTCAATAAAGCTCCGACGTTTAAAGTGCTGCAGATTTCCGATACACATTTCGATCCTTATTACGCTGAAG GTGCAAATGCGGAGTGCAACGAGCCTCTTTGCTGTCGAGCGTCCAGTGGGCCTGCGCTGACGCCGGGCGGAGGCGCCGGCCGCTGGGGAGACTACCGCAAGTGTGACACACCCAAACGTACCATAGACCACATGTTGAAGCACATAGCAGACACTCACACC GACATTGATTACATCTTATGGACGGGAGATCTACCACCTCACGATGTATGGAACCAAACCAAAGAGGAGAATTTAAAAGTGCTGCAGGAAACTGTAGCACAAATGTCGGACATGTTCCCCGGAGTTCCGATATTCCCTGCCCTTGGGAATCATGAGTCATCTCCAGTCAATAG CTTCCCACCGCCTTACATAGCATCTTCGGAGCTGAATATAGCGTGGCTGTACGACGAGCTGGACGCGCAGTGGCGTCGCTGGCTGCCGGCTGGAGTCTCCCACACGGTGCGTCGCGGGGCCTTCTACTCGGTCCTCGTGAGGCCCGGCTTCCGCATCATATCGCTCAATATGAACTACTGTAATAATAAGAACTG GTGGTTGTTAATGAACAGCACAGATCCAGCAACGGAACTTCAGTGGTTAATTTACGAACTGCAATCTGCGGAGTTCAGTGGTGAAAAGGTCCACATCATTGGCCATATTCCACCGGGCCATTCTGACTGTTTGAAAGTGTGGAGCCGAAATTACTACGCCGTAGTTAACCGATATGAATCAACGATAACAGCACAATTTTTCGGGCACACTCATTTCGATGAATTCGAAGTTTTTTATGATCCGAACGACCTTG GTCGAGCAACAAGCATAGCGTACGTAGGTCCCTCTGTGACACCGTACTACGATTTAAATTTAGGTTATcgaatatattatgtagatggTGACCATGAAGCCACTACGCGG CAAGTGGTCGACCATGAAACTTGGATTATGAACTTGAAAGAGGCCAATCTGTTTGGTTACCCGATCTGGTACAAGTTATATTCGGCACGGTCTTCATACATGATGCCGGCACTCCGGCCGCAGGACTGGGACAAGTTCATCGACGACATGACTACCAAAGAAGATGTTTTTAACTTATACTACAA ACATTATTGGAAGAACAGTCCACGTCGAGGCACGTGTGACGGCGAGTGTCGCAAGCGGCTGGTGTGCGACGCGCGCTCGGGGCGGTCGCACGACAGACGCGCGCTGTGCGGCCTCATAGAAGCCCGCATCGACGGCGCCGCGCCCACTCCACAGACCTGGCGAGCCTGGCTCTATAATAGCCTGTCTGTCTC gaTGTCCATGATAATGCAGATACCTCAAGTGGCGTATCAAATACCAAAGTTCGTGATGGGCCTCGGCTGA
- the LOC110375162 gene encoding sphingomyelin phosphodiesterase isoform X2, with amino-acid sequence MIIRIRWLMQWIATVSLSLMMTSGSPIFLQQTGRNHRPVIKWMPPNDDWNWTLTPRNEEPFFLPSNYNHTLPPSANETELIAHMTALKRNYSRLLWDSDKSTNLPVFVEKALKLLNLKQVYYEVEHSVMSKVSCTACKAGAGLLQHYIRLGKSKDEINKMIYQFCVSLKIQSARVCEGITRLFGSEVVYVLKRITIGPDEICSFVIGDACGDVYNPYHEWEVAFPPVPKPAVRALEAPVNKAPTFKVLQISDTHFDPYYAEGANAECNEPLCCRASSGPALTPGGGAGRWGDYRKCDTPKRTIDHMLKHIADTHTDIDYILWTGDLPPHDVWNQTKEENLKVLQETVAQMSDMFPGVPIFPALGNHESSPVNSFPPPYIASSELNIAWLYDELDAQWRRWLPAGVSHTVRRGAFYSVLVRPGFRIISLNMNYCNNKNWWLLMNSTDPATELQWLIYELQSAEFSGEKVHIIGHIPPGHSDCLKVWSRNYYAVVNRYESTITAQFFGHTHFDEFEVFYDPNDLGRATSIAYVGPSVTPYYDLNLGYRIYYVDGDHEATTRQVVDHETWIMNLKEANLFGYPIWYKLYSARSSYMMPALRPQDWDKFIDDMTTKEDVFNLYYKHYWKNSPRRGTCDGECRKRLVCDARSGRSHDRRALCGLIEARIDGAAPTPQTWRAWLYNSLSVSEPPPPSVQQV; translated from the exons ATGATTATAAGGATACGATGGCTCATGCAATGGATCGCCACAGTTTCTCTAAGTCTGATGATGACTTCAG GTAGCCCTATATTTCTGCAACAAACCGGAAGGAATCATCGGCCAGTGATAAAATGGATGCCACCTAACGACGATTGGAACTGGACGTTGACGCCACGCAACGAGGAACCATTCTTCCTTCCTTCTAATTATAATCATACACTACCGCCATCCGCTAATGAGACTGAACTTATTGCTCACATGACAGCTTTAAAACGAAATTACTCTCGTCTTCTATGGGACAGCGACAAGAGTACTAACCTTCCAGTATTTGTGGAAAAAGCTTTAAAActtcttaatttaaaacaagtttattaCGAAGTAGAGCACTCTGTTATGTCTAAGGTTTCGTGCACGGCTTGCAAAGCTGGTGCCGGACTACTTCAACATTACATAAGACTCGGTAAAAGCAAAGATGAGATCAACAAGATGATATATCAATTCTGTGTATCGTTAAAGATTCAATCGGCTCGTGTTTGTGAAGGTATTACGAGGCTGTTTGGG AGTGAAGTGGTCTACGTATTGAAGCGTATCACAATAGGTCCCGACGAAATCTGCAGTTTTGTGATCGGAGACGCGTGTGGCGATGTCTATAACCCTTACCACGAGTGGGAAGTGGCATTCCCTCCTGTGCCCAAACCCGCCGTGCGAGCACTTGAAGCTCCTGTCAATAAAGCTCCGACGTTTAAAGTGCTGCAGATTTCCGATACACATTTCGATCCTTATTACGCTGAAG GTGCAAATGCGGAGTGCAACGAGCCTCTTTGCTGTCGAGCGTCCAGTGGGCCTGCGCTGACGCCGGGCGGAGGCGCCGGCCGCTGGGGAGACTACCGCAAGTGTGACACACCCAAACGTACCATAGACCACATGTTGAAGCACATAGCAGACACTCACACC GACATTGATTACATCTTATGGACGGGAGATCTACCACCTCACGATGTATGGAACCAAACCAAAGAGGAGAATTTAAAAGTGCTGCAGGAAACTGTAGCACAAATGTCGGACATGTTCCCCGGAGTTCCGATATTCCCTGCCCTTGGGAATCATGAGTCATCTCCAGTCAATAG CTTCCCACCGCCTTACATAGCATCTTCGGAGCTGAATATAGCGTGGCTGTACGACGAGCTGGACGCGCAGTGGCGTCGCTGGCTGCCGGCTGGAGTCTCCCACACGGTGCGTCGCGGGGCCTTCTACTCGGTCCTCGTGAGGCCCGGCTTCCGCATCATATCGCTCAATATGAACTACTGTAATAATAAGAACTG GTGGTTGTTAATGAACAGCACAGATCCAGCAACGGAACTTCAGTGGTTAATTTACGAACTGCAATCTGCGGAGTTCAGTGGTGAAAAGGTCCACATCATTGGCCATATTCCACCGGGCCATTCTGACTGTTTGAAAGTGTGGAGCCGAAATTACTACGCCGTAGTTAACCGATATGAATCAACGATAACAGCACAATTTTTCGGGCACACTCATTTCGATGAATTCGAAGTTTTTTATGATCCGAACGACCTTG GTCGAGCAACAAGCATAGCGTACGTAGGTCCCTCTGTGACACCGTACTACGATTTAAATTTAGGTTATcgaatatattatgtagatggTGACCATGAAGCCACTACGCGG CAAGTGGTCGACCATGAAACTTGGATTATGAACTTGAAAGAGGCCAATCTGTTTGGTTACCCGATCTGGTACAAGTTATATTCGGCACGGTCTTCATACATGATGCCGGCACTCCGGCCGCAGGACTGGGACAAGTTCATCGACGACATGACTACCAAAGAAGATGTTTTTAACTTATACTACAA ACATTATTGGAAGAACAGTCCACGTCGAGGCACGTGTGACGGCGAGTGTCGCAAGCGGCTGGTGTGCGACGCGCGCTCGGGGCGGTCGCACGACAGACGCGCGCTGTGCGGCCTCATAGAAGCCCGCATCGACGGCGCCGCGCCCACTCCACAGACCTGGCGAGCCTGGCTCTATAATAGCCTGTCTGTCTC AGAGCCTCCTCCCCCTTCTGTACAGCAAGTATAA